From a region of the Gossypium raimondii isolate GPD5lz chromosome 10, ASM2569854v1, whole genome shotgun sequence genome:
- the LOC105777863 gene encoding peroxidase P7: protein MHSMARAWSLLLLLIILVFGAFVEGSHGSKLSQNYYKSTCPQVLSIVKAKTESTLKKKPRMGASLLRLHFHDCFVNGCDGSILLDDDSTFIGEKTALANNNSARGFELVDDIKAEVEKTCPGVVSCADILAIAARDSTVVLGGPSWKVKLGRRDSITASRADANKFIPAPSFTLSALKSNFHAQGLSLKDLVALSGAHTIGLARCTTFRAHIYNDSNIDPSFAKSLQHKCPRTGKDNIHRRLDLRTPISFDNFYFRNLLKKKGLLRSDQELFNGKSSDSLVKKYAADSSKFFKQFTKSMIKMSNIKPLTGNSGQIRINCRKVN, encoded by the exons ATGCATTCCATGGCTAGAGCTTGGTCCTTGTTACTTCTTCTTATCATTCTTGTCTTTGGTGCATTTGTTGAAGGCAGCCATGGAAGCAAACTCTCTCAAAATTACTACAAATCGACTTGTCCCCAAGTTTTGTCCATTGTCAAAGCTAAAACCGAATCCACTTTAAAGAAGAAACCAAGGATGGGGGCTTCTTTGCTGCGGTTGCATTTCCATGACTGCTTTGTTAAT GGGTGTGACGGTTCGATATTGTTGGACGATGACTCGACTTTTATTGGTGAGAAAACTGCACTTGCTAACAATAACTCGGCTAGGGGATTCGAACTTGTCGACGACATTAAAGCTGAAGTGGAGAAAACTTGCCCTGGAGTAGTTTCCTGTGCCGATATTCTTGCCATTGCTGCTCGTGACTCGACTGTCGTA CTAGGGGGTCCGTCATGGAAAGTTAAATTGGGGAGGAGGGATTCTATCACTGCTAGCAGGGCTGATGCAAACAAGTTCATTCCTGCACCCAGTTTCACCTTAAGTGCTCTCAAATCAAATTTCCATGCTCAAGGACTCTCATTGAAAGATTTGGTGGCACTTTCAG GTGCACACACTATTGGCCTGGCAAGGTGCACAACATTTCGAGCACACATCTACAATGACTCCAACATTGATCCCTCATTTGCCAAGTCCCTGCAACACAAATGCCCCAGAACCGGAAAAGATAACATTCATCGACGCCTTGACTTACGGACACCGATTTCTTTCGATAATTTCTACTTTCGAAACTTGTTGAAAAAGAAGGGTCTCCTCCGGTCTGATCAAGAGCTCTTTAACGGCAAATCATCCGACTCTCTGGTTAAAAAGTATGCCGCAGATTCTTCCAAGTTTTTCAAACAGTTCACCAAATCTATGATCAAGATGAGCAACATCAAGCCTCTCACAGGAAATTCTGGGCAAATTAGGATCAATTGCAGAAAAGTCAACTGA
- the LOC105777862 gene encoding peroxidase P7: MIGNKFALTNMAFFRSLLLIILIVAVSSCQTNAQLSPNYYSSTCPQALSIVKAEVAAAIKNETRIGASLLRLHFHDCFVNGCDGSVLLDDNSTFIGEKTAVPNNNSARGFNVVDNIKARLEKACPGVVSCADILAIAARDSVVRLGGPSWKVRLGRRDSTSASRSAANASIPPPTSNLSALISSFSAQGLSIKNLVALSGAHTIGLARCTSFRSHIYNDSNIDPSFANSLRRICPRSGNDSVLAPLDRQTPTCFDNLYHKNLLEKKGLLHSDQEIFNGSSLTDGLVKMYAADTSLLFKEFAKSMIKMGNIKPLTGNAGEIRINCRKAN; this comes from the exons ATGATTGGCAACAAATTTGCATTAACCAACATGGCTTTCTTTCGTTCACTGTTACTAATTATTTTGATTGTTGCTGTTTCTTCATGTCAAACCAATGCCCAACTCTCTCCTAATTACTATTCATCCACTTGCCCGCAAGCTTTGTCTATTGTGAAGGCCGAAGTTGCCGCTGCTATAAAGAACGAAACTCGCATCGGAGCTTCGTTGCTGAGATTACATTTCCACGACTGCTTCGTTAAC GGTTGTGATGGGTCGGTACTTTTGGACGATAACTCGACGTTTATAGGTGAGAAAACCGCGGTTCCTAACAATAACTCGGCGAGAGGGTTCAACGTCGTCGACAACATCAAAGCTCGGCTGGAGAAAGCGTGTCCTGGAGTTGTATCCTGCGCTGATATTCTCGCCATTGCTGCTCGTGATTCGGTTGTTCGG TTAGGGGGTCCGTCATGGAAGGTAAGGTTGGGAAGAAGGGATTCGACAAGCGCTAGCAGAAGTGCCGCAAATGCCTCTATTCCACCACCAACCTCTAATCTAAGCGCTCTTATTTCAAGCTTCTCAGCTCAGGGCCTCTCAATAAAAAACCTTGTAGCACTTTCTG GTGCACACACCATTGGCCTCGCCCGCTGCACATCATTTCGGTCACACATTTACAACGACTCCAATATAGACCCCTCCTTTGCCAACTCGTTGCGACGGATTTGCCCGAGAAGCGGCAACGATAGTGTGCTCGCCCCTCTCGACCGTCAAACACCAACTTGTTTTGATAACTTATACCACAAGAATTTGTTGGAGAAGAAGGGTTTGCTTCATTCAGATCAAGAGATCTTCAATGGAAGTTCTTTAACTGATGGTTTGGTTAAAATGTATGCAGCCGATACTTCATTATTGTTCAAGGAATTTGCCAAGTCTATGATCAAGATGGGAAACATTAAACCTCTCACAGGAAATGCTGGGGAAATCAGAATCAACTGTCGGAAAGCAAATTGA